The region TTTCCGAGCCCAGAACGACGGCACCATGTCCCCGCTCCATCAGGCAGTGGCTGATGGAGAGATTGCGCGTCGGGGCGAGGTGATCGGTCCGCGCGCCATCCCGCTTGCCGGCCTTGACGGCGATGCAGTCGTCGCCGACGGAAAAATGCAGCCCGGTCAAACTGACGTCGTCGCAGCTCTCCGGATTGAAGCCGTCCGTATTCGGGCTGTCCGGCGGGTTCTCGATGGTAAGCGCTGCCGCGGCGAGCCGGCGGCAGCGATAGGGGTGAATGGTCCAGGACGGAGAATTGCGGACGGTGAGGCCGGTGAGGACAACGTGATCGCAATGGGCGAGAAAGACAGTCCGCGGCCGGCGCGCGCCCCGTCTTGTCTCCTTCGGCCAGCTCCACCAGTCGCCGCGGTCTCCGCCGCCGTCGATGATGCCTCGGCCCGTCAGCGCGATGTCCTTGCAGCCGATCGCCGTGATCAGGGACGCGAAACTTCGCGCGGGAAGACCCTCCCAGGTACCGATCACGCGGCCGCTGTCATCGCGTTCCTCCAGGATCGGCCAGTCCCGCCAGTCATGGATCGCCGAGAGTTCGGCGCCCTCTGCAAGATAAACCGTCATATGCGAGCGCAGGAACAGCGGACCGGTGTGGAAACGCCCCGGCGGCACCAGAAGCGTGCCGCCATCGGGCACCGCGTCGATCGCGGCTTGAATGGCGGCGCTGTTGTCCGCCGCTTCGCTCTGTGCGCCGAAATCCAGAATACTGACCTTGCCGGAGCAATGGCCGGTGCGGAATTCGATCGCCCCGAGCGGCGTTTCCAGGCGATAGTCCGTAGCGGGCTCAAGGCCGTTGAGCTGCAGAACCGCGCGGTCCGTCCGCCCGGACGCGGCAAGGCCTCCGGCGGTTGTTTTCAACAGGAAATCCACAGGCTCCGGCAGGGCATATCTTGCCCCGTCGGGCGCAAGAAGGACAGTTGCCGTCCACGGGGTGGCGGCAATGAGGGCAAGTACGGTCATCGGCTATCGCGCGGTTGAGGCAAAAGGGGCGCGGCC is a window of Roseibium salinum DNA encoding:
- a CDS encoding glycoside hydrolase family 28 protein, giving the protein MTVLALIAATPWTATVLLAPDGARYALPEPVDFLLKTTAGGLAASGRTDRAVLQLNGLEPATDYRLETPLGAIEFRTGHCSGKVSILDFGAQSEAADNSAAIQAAIDAVPDGGTLLVPPGRFHTGPLFLRSHMTVYLAEGAELSAIHDWRDWPILEERDDSGRVIGTWEGLPARSFASLITAIGCKDIALTGRGIIDGGGDRGDWWSWPKETRRGARRPRTVFLAHCDHVVLTGLTVRNSPSWTIHPYRCRRLAAAALTIENPPDSPNTDGFNPESCDDVSLTGLHFSVGDDCIAVKAGKRDGARTDHLAPTRNLSISHCLMERGHGAVVLGSEMSGGITNIRIEKCTFLGTDRGLRIKTRRGRGGKVANISMSDVELDRVATAVAVNAFYFCDADGTSEAVQSREPAPVDATTPEICNILVKNITATNVQLAAVALLGLPEAPLSNIRIDNMQVAFDPDAQPDVPLMASHVPACRHEGIFARFADVVGELTFARKDDRHAD